The following coding sequences are from one Kogia breviceps isolate mKogBre1 chromosome X, mKogBre1 haplotype 1, whole genome shotgun sequence window:
- the TENT5D gene encoding terminal nucleotidyltransferase 5D, protein MSEIRFSNLTWDQVITLHQVLDEVIPIHGRGNFPTLEVKPKDIIHVVKDKLIKQGIIVKDTRLNGSTASCILASHNDMSYKDLDVIFGIELPSDQEFQLVKDVVLGCLLDFLPKGVKKEKITLKIMKEAYVQKMVKVCNKHDRWSLISLSNNTGKNVELKFVNSLRRQFEFSVDSFQIVLDPMLDFYSDKSGKLTKELYPVVVAESMYGDFQEAMTHLEHKLISTRKPEEIRGGGLLKYSNLLVHNFKPVCEAEMKTLERYMCSRFFIDFPDVAEQRKKIESYLHNHFIGEEKSKYDYLMTLHGVVNESTVCLMGHERRQTLNMIMLMASKVLGEQNILPNTDKVTCFYLPAPYFAAGGGSPMYYVTSVLPPTLFQPYHPLHFHVPNGMA, encoded by the coding sequence ATGTCTGAAATCAGATTCAGCAATCTTACTTGGGATCAAGTTATAACACTGCATCAAGTGTTAGATGAAGTAATTCCAATTCATGGAAGGGGGAATTTCCCCACATTGGAGGTAAAACCAAAAGATATCATTCATGTTGTGAAAGATAAACTGATAAAGCAAGGAATTATTGTTAAAGATACCCGATTGAATGGTTCCACAGCAAGTTGCATACTTGCAAGCCACAATGACATGAGCTATAAGGATCTGGATGTTATTTTTGGTATTGAACTACCAAGTGATCAAGAATTTCAGCTTGTTAAGGATGTAGTTCTAGGTTGCCTACTCGACTTTTTACCAAAAggtgtaaaaaaggaaaagattacCCTAAAGATTATGAAAGAGGCTTATGTGCAGAAGATGGTCAAAGTTTGCAATAAGCATGATCGTTGGAGTCTCATCTCTCTTTCAAATAACACTGGGAAGAATGTAGAGCTAAAATTTGTGAATTCACTCAGACGACAATTTGAATTTAGTGTAGATTCCTTTCAAATTGTCTTGGATCCCATGTTAGATTTCTACAGTGACAAAAGTGGTAAGCTAACCAAAGAATTATATCCTGTTGTGGTAGCTGAAAGCATGTATGGAGACTTCCAAGAAGCAATGACACACTTGGAGCACAAGCTTATATCTACCAGAAAACCTGAAGAAATTAGAGGTGGTGGCCTTCTGAAATACAGTAACTTGCTGGTTCATAACTTTAAGCCAGTTTGTgaagcagaaatgaagaccctaGAACGTTATATGTGTTCTAGATTCTTCATTGATTTTCCTGATGTAGCAGAACAGCGAAAGAAGATTGAATCATACCTCCACAACCATTTCATAGGTGAAGAAAAGAGCAAGTATGACTACCTCATGACCTTGCATGGAGTTGTGAATGAAAGCACTGTTTGCCTCATGGGTCATGAAAGAAGACAGACCCTCAATATGATCATGCTTATGGCTTCAAAAGTACTTGGAGAACAGAATATCCTACCTAATACAGACAAGGTAACTTGCTTTTATCTGCCTGCTCCATATTTTGCTGCTGGGGGAGGGTCCCCTATGTATTATGTAACATCTGTACTACCACCTACATTGTTTCAGCCATACCACCCACTACACTTTCATGTGCCAAATGGTatggcttaa